CGGAAAGATGGATACGACGAACGAGTTTCCAAACGTTAAGCCTGTTGTACAAATGATGACCGTCTCTTTAAAGAATTTCACAGCGAgttattcgaaagaaagacagaaaggaagaatgaaagaatgaaagaaaagaaaaaaaaggaaacagaaaacaaaaaaaggaaaaggaaaaaaaaaacaaaaatccaACACacaaaacaagagaaaaaaatcctaCGTATTTTCGTTGCACAGTAAAGCTTCCTCTGTTGGATCCGTTGCTCCTTGATCATGAAACACGGCTTTACATTCCCAAAAATCGCGTTTACCTTTCTCTAATGCACAAATCCTGTCGGATGACCCGAAGGTGGAAAAAGAAGGTGGTTAACAGAGGTGATGGCGGTCGAACGACTAGGAACCGGTGCCTAGGTAAACTCGAGACTCGATATCTCTTTGAACATTGCCGACCGTCCCGGTTTTCCGAGACTGACTGCCGACATTCAAGTCTCGCACGGAGTTACCGACAAAAGAGACCGACATGAATATTCATACATCAAATAGGACACACCTACATACGaccgtttctttcttcttcattttcttcttcttcttcttcttcttcttccttcttcttcttcttccttctttcgtgGAAaccatcatttttcttatccgTTGGTCTACTCGATCTTTTCGATGACGGAAATCAAAAgatattcgatttttaaaaaaaggagatCACGCGTTAACCACGATCGAGACACATTGTTTTACGCATCGTCGTACGCATATCCATGTTTTAATCTgtcattaacgatattattttcatcattttaatgataaaaagatcGAATAACAATCtaatgagaataaatataaatatacatatacacatattgtatgataatgaaataaaaaatattttaataacgatagttcaactaaataataacgttgatcaaaattatttaataacattacgatatttttatctcCTATTCGGATTGTTATTATGTCTGTAcgtattaatatcgtaataattgtataattattttacttaatatattataagtatatacatttaaattttcttacatatgtatgtatatgtacgtaaaacGTACGCGCGATCTCTTGATTAACTTTCAATTCGAACAATTAATATCTCTTTTGAAAGGTGTCATCTTAGAgttaacgtaaataaatttcacaGGCGGTAAGCGCAGGCACGAGATTGGCGATCGAAGAATGTCAACATCAATTCAGATCTGCTAGATGGAATTGTTCTGTCAGCCCGGACAATCCGGACAACATTTTTGGCGGTGTCATGTTAGTCAGTAAGTAATACAGagtagtaattataaattatcgacGAAATACAATGCATCGTTAAAATGCGTCttcaacattaataacacatATTCTCTTCGTTGTCAATCGTATAGATCGGATCGATTAGACAAAATAAAtagatgaataatattatgataaacgatatatatatatatataaataataaacatatacatcgtatatcgtatttattattcactcatgtaaataataaacatattgcATCgcatatcatatttattattcatcctatttaaaataacatacatacatgaacTTATTATATGAGACGTTGATATTGAAAGCAGGGCAAGTctattttgtgaaaaaaacaaaaaaaaacaaaaaatataattaaagctaattcttattataaattaacgtaaagtttatatttttatttatacatatatatatatataaaaagtaaaaaaatggaCTTTCAAAATCAATGACTCATATGTagattgttaaatatattttctgatAAAAATTTGTCTCAATTGTCAATGAGATCTATTAAAGGGCTAaactaacgaacgaacgaataaacgttaaaaaaatttttataaaaatatgatcatGTTTATTCACAGATAGCCGAGAAGCTGCTTTCGTTTACGCGATATCAGCAGCTGGAATCGCTTACAGCGTAACCAGAGCATGTTCAAGGGGCGAACTGACAGATTGTTCCTGCGACAATCGAATTAGGACCCGCCGACCGAATAACTGGCAATGGGGTGGCTGTAGCGAGGTCAGTATATCTCACTATTCTTATTTAATCGAGCGTTAGTTCGGTGTACGATTCAATTCCGAAAtggttatttatttaatcatcgTCAAATGAATCGTTCGAATTCTTAATTAATCGtttacgttttattttctattatagggaaattatagaaacaatatatatatatatagttttcgTTTACAGAAAATACCAGGAATACGAGTTCGATAGAGACGATCTAAGGTTTCCCTTTAGGAGAAAGTTTCACTCAATACTCCCGTTGAGTATCATTGTTTCTgacgtcttttttttcttcttttttccttcctcttcttcttcttcttcttcttcttcttttttccctttttcaaaGGTAATACCATTTTCCAATCCAATGCACCAACGGATAGAAAGACTATCCGCTATGATGGCAGTGTAATGAGACGAAAATGAAGGTTTCTTCTTAGTCTCTTttaaaatgtttcttctttctcttctacttctacttctacttcttcttctttttctttttctttttctttatatatacattcctTGCTAAACTAATcgcattcttcttttatccacTTAACAAAGGAACGTATAAACGTGTTGTTTATACGCTAGACAAAAGTTCGTTATAATAAACTATAGTTAGTACGTTTTAAAggatttaaaaattgaaaaaagaaaaaagacaagaaactataaatatacaaCAAAAACGAGTCTTTTCCTTTACCATCTTTCGTTGCCCGTAGGTTATACCATTGTATAGGGGGATTAGACGAGCTGCTTTTTAGGGATTACGTTCCCTCGCCCCGTTACTTTCGATACCTCCGGAAGCCCGCAAAGTAATGCTCCTCGTAAATTAAGGTTAAGAAACTAGTGTAAACTAACCACGGTGGACTTTCAAAACACGATTCTAAAGTTTTCTATACATGAGTTTATATAGGGGATGAaatcgtttttaataaaattcaactTTGATAatgttttctattaatttttacacATACAAAAAGCATCATATATTTAAACGCgttaacgaataaatatttcctatAAAAATTAGGTGACACTTTGTaatcgaatattaaaaattaatgcttacgatatgaaatcaattcgagctaaaaaaaaaaaaaaaaataaaaaaaacaatttgttaggagtattatcgttatatatggAGTACCTTATCATTgacatatttttgttattattaacatgacATTTATTGTTCTTTAAAATCGATAGTTTTTAAAGATTGTAtatctatttcattgatatgcataattgtatataatatatatatatatatatatatgtatattgtgaTGACACGTGATAATCAATTAATCTCACAATCACACACGTATGACAATGTATAGTATTACGGGACACGACACTTCTCTCTCGAGGATCTCGAATCGATGACGCATACAGAAACCGAATGTAAACTATTGCACTTGTTACCCAGGACAAACCACGTTCTTATATGGCTATCGCAAGAAGAACTAGCCAAGATCCGTCTAAACCGGTTCGATGCTCCCTGTCTCGATACACTAGCTCGTAGATATTTTCCTACTTTGAACGATACTTAAGAGACTACTTTGGTTCGATCGCTTCGAGAAAGTAGGTGATCTTCtggaatttgtttttttctcaccGAAAATTACTCGACGCCTAATggagttaattaatattatagtttttttcttcttctcttttttttcttttttttttcttttttttttttttaatttttttcattaatcgaaatataatactGTTAGCTTGTAAcattaattgtataaaatcgtcgagaaaaataatttatctaaatattaaatgatcaaTAATGTATGAAGCTTAAGTagagagaagacaaaaaaaaaagaaaatagaaaaaaaaaatagaagaatcaatctcttatctttttccccataaaaaataaaatatccatTAAAAGTTCGATGAAAAAcgtattctaatatatatatatatatatatatatatatatatatatatatatatataggtctATAAGTGGTCTAAGTCAATTaaaactttaaaaataatattttcgtatgAGATTCATAGAAAATTTCacattcataataaattttcattaatcaagtaataaaattttaaattaaaattttacataatatataaaatattttttaacttatTCAAATGTAATCCTTTAAATAtctcaaaagaagaaatatatatgacatAGATCACTTTCATAATTATGGACAGATATATCCCCAACGATAATCGTTCAAGGAGAGAATCGTGAGAGGAATGAAGAGTTAGAggttaaagataaaaagagggtAGAGTGCTACAGTCTCGACCTCCCTCTCTAAGCGCGTAAACCTTAACCCTGGCCGAAGACAAAGCTTGTTCTCTAAACGGATGCATTTCGTGCGAACGGCTGACCCCTTGTAGACTTTGCAAGCTTACAACGGGATTAAGGGGGTTAAGCTTGTTAACTTGCAACAATCCGCCGTCCCCtttctcgttcgttcttcGTTCTACGCATGGATAGCGCAAGCAACACCGAGAACGATAGCGATGCTAGTACTATGGTGATTGCATTGGTAAtggtatgtacgtatatatattgatgGTGACGGTGTGGGTGGTAATGTCGAGAAGTTCGTCGCGTTTCCTCTAGGATTACAACCAAGAGGTATTGTCGTCCATTTCTCCTTCCAAGTTCTCTGTTAAATCCTCGACGTCTTTGAAACGTCTCGTGGTCTCTCCTTAACGAGCCAGATCCCATGGGACAGATGTCTTGAACGAGCGAGCCGACAGATTTTCGAGATAACGATGTTTGTTTTCCAACCGTTCTCTTCGTTCACATCGAGCGAACTAACGTCAGGATTCATCTGGCAGAAAATACTCCTAATTAATAaatcccttccttccttccttccttcgcgTACGTTTGTGAAATTTCACTGAAATACAAAgtcaaatataaattacgtcggtttattaattaaaagtcgATTAAACTTGAACACTCCTTGAACAAAGATTCTTAAACTCATAATGTTTGTCTTTAGGACATACATTTTGGAGACAAGTTCTCTAGAGAATGGACCGACGGTGCTGAGGAATCAATTAAGGAAGGAATTCTGCATGGTGTCAAAGGACTGGCCGGTCAGCTTATGAGGAAACACGACAGCGAGGCAGGCAGGCGAGCTGTTCGTTCAAAAATGAAACGTATTTGCAAGTGTCACggtaaatcattattatttaacttcCTTAAATATCATAActttatattatcgaattaaattcTAATAACAAATACGATATTACACCATACGAGCccaaataatatatcataatgttaaaagagaaaataatcgatatgaTCGGAACCTTATCAACGAACAAGTACACgcgttttaaatattttataatgtttacgtttagaaaatatctttaagatacctattataagtattatttgttaataattgaaACACGTTTACAAAGCCAAATCACGATTAGCTCcacttttgaaattttttttctttaaatttaagTATCAAAACACTCACTAAAAGTATtaactatttatattaataataaatttccttAATTTCCATTATACTATATCattaaataacaaagaaattttttttttctttttttttcccatcgaataaaaaataattcacttTAGAAGCCAATTTGATTAACTCCTCTAATCGTAAATCATTGCGATTCTAAAAGTCAAAGCTATTAGCAAGATCTTATTTATACATTCTACGATgttcatttgaatttatattttaaaaggggaaatttgaaaaaaaaaaaagaaaaatttatatcatctTATCATATTTCAACGTTACTTTCCTTTATGGAGTTAATCGATTTGGTTAAGTTAAATTAGGAATCTAATTTCAATTATCTTTTCCATTTTGaattgatatcattaatacgaATGTCGAATATCCTTGCATGTCCAGGCATGTCCGGATCATGCAGTGTCCGCGTCTGTTGGAGGAGACTTCCAGCATTCAGAGAGGCCGGAACTGATCTCGCAGCTCTTCACGATGGGGCGGCATTGGTACGACTGTCTCAACGGGGCGGCAGAAGACCCGCAAGACTGAGGCCCGCGCAACCCGATCTCAAACGACCGAACAAGACGGATTTAGTTTACCTGGAGGACAGTCCTGATTATTGTGAAAGAAATATCACGTACGTTTATACACTTACGAACagaatgaaatatatgtataacgatTAGAAGCAGAAGTCATAGCATGAAACGTGGAGTCTCTTAATACTgtagaaaaacaattatttacaaaaaaaagaaaagaaatatcattttcttctttattaattctttcgaCGTAAATAATAAAGCGACAGAAACATTTCGGCAGCTTTAAGTACaattttaaacttttttaaaagaatattcttacgtgaatataattttataattatatattgcttattacgattatataaTTAGATTGTGTGAATATGAAAtgtcgaatttatttttcaatagaatGTGAATACTGTTATtccagtttcttttttctttttttcttttttaataccaAACTAACATTTTATTCGTCAAAATAGACAATATATTATTGCATTGTTTTTTGCGAACGACAttttaacaaatgaaaaaaaaaaggaaagaagtcCTTCCTCGAAAAAGTTCCGTCTAATTTTCAAACGACAAAAAATCTGTGTGagcattatttaatttcattaacatTACAAAGTTTTCCTCAAGGCttcttttgttaaaaaaaaaaaaaaactcttcTTTACAAAACGGAATTTTTCAAACTATCTTTTGTATGATTCGTTCATTAACATTACCATCATCAAAcgcattattaatattacgacTTACATGAGCTGCATTGTGACGgagtttaaaaaaagaaaaaaaggaaaagaaaagaaagaaagaaaaataatttactctCATTTTCACGTCATACAAAATTTTTCCTAGGATTAaagacataaataaaaaaaaattttttaaattaaaaaaataaaaaatgagaaaagaaccATAAAACTTTTCAACGACTCAATGAAacattaattaacgataaatttgCGAATATAGAATTAGAATAGATTCGACATTTCGTAATTACATACAatctgataataatattttaatgatgatCCACATCGTTGCTTCTATTATCTCATtacgaatgaatattttatttgaaagaaagagagagatagaaagaaagagagagaaagagagagagagagagagaaaagaagaaaaataaacgaacaaacgGATTTAATCGTTTGGATTGATCTTAGGCTAGGCATCCCCGGAACGAGAGGAAGAATTTGCAATCGAACATCACCGGGTCTCGATGGTTGCCGATTATTGTGCTGCGGTCGTGGCTATCAAACAAGGGTAAGGGACGTCACGGAGAAATGCAGTTGCCGATTCGTCTGGTGCTGTCACGTGAAGTGCGAACTATGCAGACAGAGGCGCGAGGAACACATTtgcaattaaagaataataagatagaCATTGGTCGCGCGACTCCATGCAATTTGACAACGTGTCTTCTTTGAGATGAGTAATATAACTCATACATAAATCGATTTCAAGGGCAAATCGACGTATTCTTATCGCACGATTTTTAACGTTGCgttgatgaaataaaagaaagagaaatgaaatgagTCGATATGAGGAATAGGAAAGGCGGAGGGGAAGGAGATGGGGATGAAAATATGAATGGAGATATGGGAAGCTAAGAGATCGGGTGagggagaaaaatagaaaggaacaaaaaaaaaatatatatatatatatatacataccaatATCCGCCGCGAGAGgctagaaaataagaaaaaagggacGATATACCTACGACTCtgttgaaaagagagagagagagagagagagagagagagagagagagaaacaagaaaatgagaaagagagagagagagagaaaacaagaaaatgagagagagagagagagaaaggagagaaagataatgaaaaagaggacaaagaaataaaagagaaaaaaagcgtTCTGTACCTGACAGTCAGAGTGTCGTAAATAATCCACTCTTCGGcaacatttattttaagtttatttatctataatttcgGATACTCAGGGTAATACGCTTTGTCCGCGCTTCTATGTTTatgaatagaagaagaaaaaggaagccATCGATATACTGCGTGCATACGTGCATGCGTGCATGCGCGGACCCCTCGAGTTTCAGTATTAATAATGGTGTGGGTATGTTAAGGAGGCGATCGTCTACATGGATACATACCCACATTGGAGTTACGAACACGTGGCTCGTTATGCTAGTCTGGCTCTCAGGTGCAGCGTCGACCGCGTGGATATTGACAAACCGAGCATACGGAAAATGTTTATTAACGACGACATTACGTCGCTCGATGAGGAAAAATCGACGGTCGtattattcaaaaaagaaaaaaaaaagaaagagataaataaaaagaataaaaaaagaagagaaaaaaagaaaggaagaaaaaagaaagaacgaattaatttctttttccaattctAAAGCTCAGAGTGTATCTGTCTATCCCATTTGAAACCGTACATCTAAATGTTTCCGCTTGATTCTAATGACGAACGAAAGAATGTCACGGAACGAGAAATACAGCAGGAacatttttcttcccctttcaAGATCATTTTTTTCAGATAATCAAAGTCATCggtgtttctatttttccctattcttttatttttatttttattttttttttattttattttttttattttttctttatttttttttttttttggtgaaatgtttatatttttattacaataatatgatagctcataaaattatcaaatatggGAAATATTTAGTGTAATAGGGATATGTCTGATCTTAGCacgaatttgaagaaaaaaataatgtttgaaagaataaaaaaaaaaggtagaaatCTTAAACTTAAGCGTTTCGGTCTAaatgatgttttttttttttttaagtcacATAAGCTTCCATTGATTTTAAAGCAAAACATAATATACGTTCGAGACGATGTCCTCTCTTCGtattaatatgttttttaatttttaaacaacgATCAAAGAATGCAATATTCGTTGCAATTGTTTTAAAATTCGTGTTAAATATCACTTTATATCTTACATCGAGAGAagctgtcttttctttttaatttatttattcatcatctaatttattatgatttgcGTTATATTTTTAAGGTCATGCTGTGAGCCTCcctaatttttctaattaaaacatgattctttttttcttttcattccagGCAATTCCTTgagatcgaaaaaataataatactctaggaatatatttttttgacgAGCTATCATACTGCGGTGGTAACAACCAATGTACCATTCtacctaaaaaagaaaa
This Vespa crabro chromosome 7, iyVesCrab1.2, whole genome shotgun sequence DNA region includes the following protein-coding sequences:
- the LOC124425385 gene encoding protein Wnt-1-like isoform X1, with amino-acid sequence MRGLVPGSIFSLLVLLVAWQNGARANWWYLGLEPRLSGSVQGAGGGADGSDGQQGLGIAGAGVIGPASAEKNCKSVHLSVKQQQICSRSPPVLQAVSAGTRLAIEECQHQFRSARWNCSVSPDNPDNIFGGVMLVNSREAAFVYAISAAGIAYSVTRACSRGELTDCSCDNRIRTRRPNNWQWGGCSEDIHFGDKFSREWTDGAEESIKEGILHGVKGLAGQLMRKHDSEAGRRAVRSKMKRICKCHGMSGSCSVRVCWRRLPAFREAGTDLAALHDGAALVRLSQRGGRRPARLRPAQPDLKRPNKTDLVYLEDSPDYCERNITLGIPGTRGRICNRTSPGLDGCRLLCCGRGYQTRVRDVTEKCSCRFVWCCHVKCELCRQRREEHICN
- the LOC124425385 gene encoding protein Wnt-1-like isoform X2, encoding MHIQRRYLGLEPRLSGSVQGAGGGADGSDGQQGLGIAGAGVIGPASAEKNCKSVHLSVKQQQICSRSPPVLQAVSAGTRLAIEECQHQFRSARWNCSVSPDNPDNIFGGVMLVNSREAAFVYAISAAGIAYSVTRACSRGELTDCSCDNRIRTRRPNNWQWGGCSEDIHFGDKFSREWTDGAEESIKEGILHGVKGLAGQLMRKHDSEAGRRAVRSKMKRICKCHGMSGSCSVRVCWRRLPAFREAGTDLAALHDGAALVRLSQRGGRRPARLRPAQPDLKRPNKTDLVYLEDSPDYCERNITLGIPGTRGRICNRTSPGLDGCRLLCCGRGYQTRVRDVTEKCSCRFVWCCHVKCELCRQRREEHICN